The Deltaproteobacteria bacterium genome includes a region encoding these proteins:
- the ybeY gene encoding rRNA maturation RNase YbeY, whose product MKPPAAPPSVAAVDITCQVRRYRVSTAVITAIAREIKSHLGLDDFQIGITFVGSRAIRTLNHRFRDRDKVTDVLSFPQIDWQRPVPVRRKRKTNRGQGDAFLLHTLGDIVISIPEAERNAAQIGQSLERELCFLVVHGFLHLCGYDHMVPKDEAIMLRAQRVLMQRLGEGTRRPLWRNCVKTTLVRRKRAR is encoded by the coding sequence GTGAAACCACCCGCTGCACCGCCATCTGTAGCTGCAGTCGATATTACCTGCCAAGTGCGCAGGTACAGAGTGAGCACTGCAGTTATCACAGCGATAGCTAGGGAAATAAAATCTCATCTGGGGCTGGACGATTTTCAAATCGGCATCACATTCGTCGGTAGCCGCGCGATTAGAACGCTCAATCATCGGTTTAGAGATCGCGACAAGGTCACTGATGTGTTGTCATTCCCCCAAATTGATTGGCAGAGGCCTGTGCCCGTGCGTAGAAAGCGCAAGACTAATCGAGGGCAAGGCGATGCATTTTTGCTGCATACCCTGGGTGATATCGTGATTTCCATCCCGGAGGCTGAACGCAATGCGGCGCAAATAGGCCAAAGTTTGGAGCGTGAGCTATGTTTTTTGGTAGTTCACGGATTTTTACATCTCTGTGGTTACGACCATATGGTGCCAAAAGATGAGGCCATCATGTTGAGAGCGCAGCGCGTGCTGATGCAAAGACTCGGCGAGGGCACACGTCGTCCGCTCTGGCGCAATTGCGTTAAGACAACTTTAGTTAGAAGAAAGCGAGCCCGATAG
- a CDS encoding KH domain-containing protein produces MKDLVEFIAKALVDEVGRIEISEIAGNQTNIIELKVAKEDIGKVIGRQGRTADAIRTILNCAAAKLSKRYILQIIDE; encoded by the coding sequence ATGAAGGATCTGGTAGAGTTCATAGCCAAGGCGCTCGTTGACGAGGTTGGGCGGATCGAGATCAGTGAGATCGCTGGCAACCAGACCAACATCATCGAGTTAAAGGTGGCTAAAGAGGACATTGGCAAAGTGATTGGTCGTCAAGGACGTACCGCCGATGCCATCAGGACCATCCTAAACTGCGCAGCCGCCAAACTGTCTAAGCGTTATATTCTCCAGATTATTGACGAATAG
- a CDS encoding glycoside hydrolase family 3 protein: MVHSAAGTVLVCAVEGTKLTADEDSFFRSVAPSGVTIFGRNCPPGSDLASLICSLQATRPAGAPPLVVAIDQEGGRVARLKAPFPNPGPAANLADGLDTPIALAQIRGIAREIGTALAQLGINVNFAPVCDVLTEPTNTAIGDRAFGVTPGSVTMRAGSFLEGLHEAGVLGCLKHFPGQGAATVDTHIGGATVSLSRPELEQTHLPPFRSLLPFAPMVMISHCIYPALGPGEASSSRVIIDGLLKAELGYNGVVVSDDMNMGAVPQDPAAWQAAIVHAVAAGVDMVLVCRHLERYELAFNALTQEASRSPAFRERLEDAAGRVNAMRKHLRPLPA; the protein is encoded by the coding sequence ATGGTCCACTCTGCCGCTGGGACCGTACTGGTATGCGCTGTTGAGGGCACGAAGTTAACCGCTGACGAAGATTCATTCTTCCGCAGCGTGGCTCCCTCGGGAGTCACAATCTTCGGCCGCAACTGTCCTCCCGGCTCGGATCTTGCCTCTCTCATCTGCAGCCTCCAAGCGACCCGGCCAGCGGGGGCTCCGCCGCTTGTTGTCGCTATCGACCAAGAGGGCGGGCGCGTGGCGCGCTTAAAGGCTCCGTTCCCTAATCCGGGTCCTGCGGCAAACTTGGCGGATGGGCTGGACACCCCGATCGCTTTGGCCCAAATTCGCGGTATTGCACGTGAGATCGGCACAGCCCTGGCCCAATTGGGAATCAATGTAAATTTTGCACCGGTTTGCGATGTGTTGACCGAACCCACCAATACAGCGATTGGGGACCGGGCCTTCGGTGTGACTCCCGGCAGCGTCACCATGCGTGCCGGCAGCTTCTTGGAAGGACTCCACGAGGCGGGTGTGCTAGGTTGTCTTAAACACTTTCCGGGACAAGGGGCCGCCACCGTGGATACTCACATCGGTGGAGCCACGGTATCCTTATCACGCCCAGAGTTGGAGCAGACACACCTGCCTCCATTCAGGTCGCTACTCCCTTTTGCCCCAATGGTCATGATCTCCCACTGCATCTACCCAGCATTGGGGCCTGGGGAGGCTAGCAGTTCTCGGGTCATCATCGACGGATTGTTGAAAGCGGAACTTGGCTACAACGGCGTTGTGGTCAGCGATGATATGAATATGGGAGCAGTTCCTCAGGATCCTGCCGCATGGCAAGCGGCGATCGTACATGCCGTCGCCGCCGGAGTGGACATGGTTCTCGTGTGTCGCCATTTAGAGCGTTACGAACTAGCCTTCAACGCGCTTACCCAAGAGGCCAGTCGCAGCCCTGCGTTCCGTGAGCGGCTGGAAGATGCGGCCGGACGCGTCAACGCGATGCGCAAACATTTACGTCCTTTACCGGCTTAG
- the trmB gene encoding tRNA (guanosine(46)-N7)-methyltransferase TrmB, with amino-acid sequence MPVKHPNPFSYSTDGLSDQVNPYVAALRAANEDGSLALGFGRALEGSAGTWRQRVAAYYGKADGYKRLVIEIGCHLGKTLLEMAEANPDTLFIGFDITFKRVVTTAQRAKAKGLQNVFVVLANAAAIDQVFASGEVDGVVIFFPDPWVKKARQAKNRLVDASFCQRLEGVLVKDGFCWFKSDQRPYFDVVAAHLRERGFVRQATERPEVFPRDHISTFESRFSQKNIDTYGGWWKSGAIEMTH; translated from the coding sequence ATGCCCGTGAAGCATCCAAATCCCTTTTCTTACAGCACCGATGGACTTTCCGACCAAGTGAATCCCTACGTCGCTGCGTTGCGAGCGGCAAACGAGGATGGCTCCCTAGCGCTTGGCTTTGGACGTGCCCTTGAGGGGAGTGCTGGCACTTGGCGTCAGCGAGTAGCTGCTTACTACGGCAAGGCCGACGGCTATAAACGTCTCGTTATTGAGATTGGATGCCACTTAGGTAAGACGCTACTTGAGATGGCAGAAGCCAATCCAGATACGCTTTTTATCGGCTTCGATATCACCTTCAAAAGGGTGGTCACTACGGCTCAACGTGCGAAGGCAAAGGGCCTTCAGAATGTTTTTGTCGTGCTTGCCAACGCCGCCGCTATCGATCAAGTTTTCGCCTCGGGAGAGGTCGATGGTGTGGTCATCTTTTTCCCAGATCCGTGGGTCAAGAAGGCGAGGCAGGCTAAAAATCGCTTGGTAGATGCTAGCTTTTGTCAGCGTCTAGAGGGTGTGCTCGTTAAGGACGGCTTCTGCTGGTTTAAGTCTGATCAGAGGCCTTATTTTGACGTGGTTGCCGCCCATCTGCGGGAGCGCGGCTTTGTGCGGCAAGCGACTGAGCGGCCCGAGGTCTTCCCGCGCGATCACATTAGCACCTTTGAATCAAGGTTTAGTCAAAAGAATATAGACACTTACGGTGGTTGGTGGAAGTCCGGTGCGATCGAGATGACGCATTGA
- a CDS encoding cytochrome c maturation protein CcmE, translating to MANKSKTRWIVGGVVIAGAIVGMSFLSLGDNLIYFYTPSEAQAKAAELQGQTIKVGGMVLPGSVKWQPEGLSLDFTMTDLKGHNIGVHHNGTPPDMFKEGQGVVVEGRISDDGQSIASRNLMVKHSEEYKKPGAEHSSMDKELLEKSLFKGQQTSVK from the coding sequence ATGGCAAATAAAAGCAAAACACGTTGGATTGTTGGTGGTGTGGTCATTGCAGGTGCCATTGTCGGGATGTCATTTCTCAGTCTCGGGGATAATTTAATTTACTTCTACACACCGTCAGAGGCGCAGGCAAAAGCCGCTGAACTTCAGGGTCAGACTATTAAAGTTGGGGGGATGGTACTTCCTGGGTCGGTAAAGTGGCAGCCCGAAGGTTTATCTTTAGATTTCACCATGACGGATTTGAAAGGACACAATATTGGTGTTCACCACAACGGCACCCCTCCTGACATGTTCAAGGAGGGGCAAGGAGTCGTGGTCGAGGGTCGCATAAGTGATGATGGCCAGTCGATTGCGTCTCGTAATCTCATGGTCAAGCACTCAGAGGAGTACAAAAAGCCAGGAGCCGAGCATTCTTCCATGGACAAAGAGTTACTTGAGAAAAGTTTGTTCAAGGGCCAGCAAACATCGGTGAAATAA
- a CDS encoding purine-nucleoside phosphorylase, which yields MSVTKLETEIAATATAVKSALGVDRLPPTLVVLGSGFKGFENNLSGSTSVELQELPHVASPSVQGHGASLVAGTIGNTPLVVMTGRLHLYEGLSAHDIVYPLRVLATLGVKRVLLTNASGSLCADVPPGTLVAVTDQINMTGTSCLMGPKGKYFGKQFLDMASAWDKSWLEKICALDHDIVRGVYVGVLGPAYETPAEARMLAGLGATVVGMSTVQETMAAHQLGLKVACLSFVTNMSGGLGEPLTHDDVLDLVAKNQERLQSILIKAVGV from the coding sequence ATGTCAGTAACTAAACTTGAGACTGAGATTGCAGCTACAGCAACAGCAGTGAAATCTGCCCTTGGAGTCGACCGTCTTCCTCCGACATTAGTTGTACTCGGATCCGGGTTTAAAGGTTTTGAGAACAACCTTTCGGGTTCGACTAGTGTCGAGCTGCAAGAGTTGCCTCACGTTGCGTCACCGAGCGTGCAGGGTCACGGCGCCTCGCTAGTAGCGGGAACAATAGGCAATACGCCTTTAGTAGTGATGACCGGACGCCTTCATCTTTACGAGGGGCTGAGCGCCCATGACATCGTATATCCATTACGAGTTTTGGCAACTTTAGGGGTCAAACGCGTACTGCTCACAAATGCGTCGGGGTCGTTATGCGCCGACGTCCCTCCAGGCACATTAGTCGCCGTCACCGACCAGATAAACATGACGGGAACAAGTTGCCTGATGGGTCCGAAGGGCAAATATTTCGGTAAACAATTTCTAGATATGGCAAGCGCTTGGGACAAATCTTGGCTCGAAAAGATTTGCGCCTTAGATCATGACATCGTCCGAGGTGTGTATGTCGGCGTTCTTGGACCTGCTTACGAAACTCCGGCCGAGGCTCGCATGCTTGCAGGTCTGGGTGCAACTGTGGTTGGCATGAGTACCGTACAAGAGACCATGGCCGCACATCAGCTTGGGCTGAAAGTCGCTTGTTTATCGTTCGTGACAAATATGTCAGGTGGTCTTGGCGAACCATTGACTCATGACGACGTGTTAGACCTTGTGGCTAAAAACCAAGAGCGCCTTCAATCTATTCTCATCAAAGCTGTAGGAGTGTGA
- a CDS encoding thymidine phosphorylase: protein MNLLPQEIIRRKRDGLALSSHELAEFFQGFLRGEVADYQMGAMLMAVTLRGMVPQETSDLTKIMRDSGRQLSWPYPRHQIVDKHSTGGIGDKTSLIILPLVLCEGVKVPMMAGRGLGHTGGTLDKLEAVGWTVYLTEEQIAAQMATLGGCIMGQTEQVVPLDRKLYAMRDVTATVESIPLIVGSILSKKLAEGIGGLVLDVKHGTGAFMATRDAAYELAQQLATVGRSCGLSVHCTLSDMNSPLGTHAGNALEVAECCEVLSGRGPEDTTELSIHLAAEMVRLAMPSRDGDEIRAKLRGHLLDGTAWRKFLQVAEAQNGDLDLLQDPKRLYKAPVKKAVVVSGGPFVSTIDTRQLGLAVLALGGGRRLVNDRINPWVGLTGLKRVGARLDRDEPVAIVHAADESTAAVAVNMVGQAYKLGEQATAHVFIEDIT from the coding sequence TTGAATTTACTTCCCCAGGAAATCATACGGCGCAAACGCGACGGTTTGGCCCTATCTAGCCACGAACTCGCCGAGTTTTTCCAAGGTTTTCTTCGAGGTGAGGTCGCTGACTATCAGATGGGCGCCATGCTAATGGCCGTCACTTTACGAGGCATGGTTCCGCAAGAGACCAGTGATTTGACAAAAATTATGCGTGACTCTGGGCGCCAGCTCTCTTGGCCTTATCCCCGGCATCAGATAGTGGATAAGCACAGCACGGGTGGTATCGGTGACAAAACTTCATTGATCATACTACCTTTGGTTTTGTGCGAGGGTGTCAAAGTACCCATGATGGCTGGGCGTGGCCTGGGCCATACCGGTGGTACTTTAGACAAACTCGAAGCGGTGGGCTGGACGGTTTATCTGACAGAGGAGCAAATTGCCGCCCAGATGGCTACTCTGGGAGGCTGCATCATGGGACAGACTGAACAAGTCGTGCCATTAGATCGCAAGCTTTATGCCATGCGAGACGTCACCGCTACGGTTGAGTCGATCCCTCTTATTGTGGGCTCGATCTTATCGAAAAAGTTGGCAGAGGGAATCGGCGGCCTAGTGCTTGACGTTAAACACGGTACCGGTGCCTTTATGGCGACGCGTGATGCCGCTTATGAATTGGCGCAGCAGTTAGCAACAGTGGGTCGTAGTTGTGGACTGTCAGTCCACTGCACTCTCTCTGACATGAACTCACCACTGGGCACACATGCAGGTAACGCCCTTGAGGTTGCTGAGTGCTGCGAGGTTCTTAGTGGTCGAGGACCCGAAGATACGACAGAGCTGTCAATTCACCTAGCGGCGGAGATGGTGCGTCTCGCTATGCCGTCGCGAGACGGTGACGAGATTCGCGCCAAATTGCGCGGTCATCTTCTGGACGGAACCGCATGGCGCAAATTTTTACAGGTGGCCGAGGCGCAAAATGGTGATTTGGATTTACTACAAGATCCCAAGCGGCTTTATAAGGCACCCGTCAAGAAAGCGGTTGTCGTCTCTGGTGGACCATTTGTAAGTACGATTGATACGCGCCAATTAGGATTGGCCGTATTAGCTCTCGGTGGCGGTCGCAGACTCGTCAACGACCGGATTAACCCCTGGGTAGGACTCACTGGGCTGAAAAGAGTTGGAGCGCGCCTTGACCGAGATGAGCCAGTAGCCATAGTTCACGCCGCCGATGAATCAACTGCAGCTGTTGCCGTCAATATGGTGGGACAAGCCTACAAACTGGGTGAACAAGCGACGGCTCACGTGTTTATTGAGGATATTACTTAA
- a CDS encoding cytochrome C assembly protein — translation MLTSEDKREFVIGSFVQLLIILHWLMAFFYAPVDVNQGPVYRIMFLHVPSAITAFGSSLGLCVFSVLALRDRSERLMAWSKGTAEVGLIFTLLTLATGSIWGRPTWGTWWTWDARLTTTFLLALLYAGYLLLYGSMAPGTGRTRVCAVLGILIFADVPVIYKSVTWWRTLHQPPSMIREGGSTMDPEILWTLVAGILVMCIYAAWLVRVRGRNIMLADEIESASYATLSAP, via the coding sequence ATGCTGACGAGCGAAGATAAACGTGAGTTTGTAATTGGGTCATTTGTCCAATTACTGATTATTCTGCACTGGTTAATGGCGTTTTTCTATGCGCCAGTTGATGTTAATCAAGGGCCTGTTTATCGCATTATGTTTCTACATGTGCCGAGTGCCATCACAGCCTTCGGTAGTTCGCTCGGACTTTGTGTCTTCAGCGTTCTGGCTCTGCGTGATCGCTCTGAACGTTTGATGGCGTGGTCTAAGGGCACGGCAGAAGTGGGCCTTATTTTTACTCTGCTAACTTTGGCGACGGGGTCAATCTGGGGGCGCCCAACATGGGGGACCTGGTGGACCTGGGATGCACGCCTTACGACCACATTTCTTCTCGCCCTTCTCTATGCCGGTTATCTGCTACTCTATGGTTCCATGGCCCCTGGTACGGGACGGACCCGCGTTTGCGCTGTACTGGGTATCCTTATCTTTGCCGATGTACCTGTCATTTATAAGAGTGTGACATGGTGGCGCACGCTCCATCAGCCCCCGAGTATGATTCGTGAGGGCGGATCGACGATGGATCCTGAGATCCTCTGGACATTGGTTGCTGGAATTTTAGTCATGTGTATTTACGCGGCATGGTTGGTACGTGTGCGAGGGCGCAATATCATGTTGGCAGATGAGATAGAGTCTGCCTCCTATGCAACTCTGAGTGCGCCTTAG
- a CDS encoding RNHCP domain-containing protein produces the protein MINSRFTHINESFICDQCRREVPPRRGGCRNHCPYCLVSRHVDVNPGDRANLCGGLMDAIGYEMHAKKGIMLIFRCRRCHLTTRNMAAHEDPVAPDNYELILKLSYSSKP, from the coding sequence ATGATTAATTCAAGATTTACACATATCAACGAAAGTTTCATTTGCGATCAGTGCCGTCGTGAGGTCCCCCCTCGCCGTGGCGGCTGCCGCAATCATTGCCCTTATTGTTTAGTATCGCGCCATGTCGATGTGAATCCTGGCGACCGGGCTAATCTCTGCGGTGGTCTCATGGATGCGATTGGCTATGAAATGCACGCGAAAAAAGGAATCATGCTGATTTTTAGGTGTCGACGTTGCCATCTAACGACACGCAACATGGCGGCCCATGAGGATCCTGTGGCTCCCGACAACTATGAGCTTATTTTGAAATTGAGTTATTCATCAAAACCTTAA
- a CDS encoding redoxin domain-containing protein: MMSNDELLSNDTPVSRRRTHLVITGIIIAIAAILVTVMATGLRIDTTRVPPANIDKPAQSFRVAWVQGQSLLPQVSGEHFSLSDLKGRPVVLNFWASWCVSCRQEAHELEQFWQANKDKVMVVGIAIQDSAEDAKRFAAYFGKTYMLGLDEDGKAAIDYGVSGVPETFLIDADGIIRHKEIGPVDAKQLAQNINKILGKSNQ, from the coding sequence ATGATGAGTAACGACGAACTACTGTCAAACGATACCCCTGTTTCACGCCGCCGTACTCACCTAGTGATCACGGGTATTATTATTGCGATCGCGGCTATCCTGGTGACGGTGATGGCTACGGGTCTACGCATTGATACGACGCGTGTACCGCCTGCAAACATCGATAAACCAGCGCAGTCATTCCGCGTTGCTTGGGTACAAGGGCAATCTTTGTTGCCTCAAGTCAGTGGTGAACACTTTTCGTTAAGTGATCTCAAGGGTCGTCCGGTTGTTCTTAACTTCTGGGCAAGCTGGTGTGTGAGTTGTCGCCAGGAAGCGCACGAATTAGAGCAGTTCTGGCAGGCTAACAAAGACAAGGTGATGGTTGTGGGTATTGCGATTCAAGATAGTGCCGAGGATGCGAAACGATTCGCGGCGTACTTTGGTAAAACTTATATGCTTGGGCTAGATGAGGATGGCAAGGCTGCAATCGACTACGGTGTGTCAGGTGTGCCAGAGACTTTTCTCATCGATGCAGACGGTATTATCCGTCACAAGGAGATTGGCCCCGTCGACGCTAAACAGCTGGCGCAAAATATTAATAAAATACTTGGTAAAAGTAATCAGTGA
- the hpt gene encoding hypoxanthine phosphoribosyltransferase, giving the protein MVQKQINFKPLFDASKIQQRITELGAQIARDYNGEPLVCIGVLKGAVIFMADLVRAINLPLSMEFIGVSSYVGTASTGHVRLTHDLTRDITGKHVLLIEDVIDSGVTIDYLLGLLKLRNPKSLKVATFLSKPEAHQMHHHLDYVGFEISREFVIGYGLDLDQYYRNLPYLAQVTD; this is encoded by the coding sequence ATTGTGCAAAAACAAATCAATTTCAAACCACTATTTGACGCCTCCAAAATTCAACAAAGAATTACGGAGCTAGGTGCTCAAATCGCACGCGATTACAATGGTGAGCCACTAGTCTGTATCGGCGTACTCAAGGGTGCCGTTATATTTATGGCTGATTTAGTGCGAGCTATCAATCTGCCCCTCTCAATGGAATTTATAGGGGTATCAAGCTACGTTGGCACGGCTTCGACCGGCCATGTACGTCTGACTCACGATTTGACTCGTGATATCACGGGCAAGCATGTACTGCTCATCGAGGATGTCATCGATTCGGGTGTTACCATCGACTATCTTTTAGGCCTCCTAAAGCTCAGAAATCCCAAAAGCCTCAAAGTGGCGACCTTTCTCTCCAAGCCGGAGGCGCATCAAATGCATCACCACCTAGATTACGTTGGGTTCGAGATCAGCCGAGAGTTTGTGATTGGTTACGGCCTCGACTTAGATCAGTACTATCGTAATTTGCCTTACCTGGCACAGGTTACAGACTGA
- a CDS encoding HlyC/CorC family transporter: MEALSSYDTTQLAIISVALLLSAFFSGTETAITGLGSLKAKHLMEQGSTAKRQLNLWLTHPGRVLTTILIFNNLFHILASAVATDFASRHLQSQAIGIATGVMTLLILFFVEIIPKSFAKTHAERVAVPALRMIYAIYLVVAPLVWLVSGFALRVVGKLGGVRQDTPPITEEELEYLVNVGERAGVLEETKKEMIVGVFEFDETKVREIMTPRPDVKWLGDDATLAESLALAVESGMSRIPVCENGAIDNVIGILLVKDLLKVARDQQRDSTPFSVKRIMRSPFFVPESKPVMDVFKELKSSKNHIAIVIDEHGGTAGLVTMEDILEEIVGEIQDEYDTEEAEIIETEPGVFDVAGSCNIDEFLEHFGIEEEDLKEKPDEGTDTIAGWIVALLGDLPAQGETLKIGSLNLEVTEVERQRIRRVKVTATKPVQADPIAG, translated from the coding sequence ATGGAAGCATTGTCTTCATACGACACTACCCAATTGGCAATAATTTCCGTAGCCCTGCTACTCTCGGCCTTTTTCTCTGGGACAGAGACAGCCATTACTGGGCTAGGGTCGCTCAAAGCTAAACATCTCATGGAACAGGGAAGTACCGCGAAACGGCAGCTTAATTTATGGCTGACGCATCCGGGTAGAGTGCTCACGACGATTCTGATCTTCAATAATCTATTTCATATTTTAGCGTCTGCAGTAGCGACGGATTTCGCTTCCAGGCATTTACAGAGTCAAGCCATTGGTATTGCGACTGGTGTGATGACTTTACTGATTCTTTTCTTTGTCGAGATCATTCCTAAGTCCTTTGCCAAGACCCATGCTGAGCGAGTCGCGGTCCCGGCACTGAGAATGATTTATGCCATCTACCTAGTGGTCGCTCCCTTGGTTTGGTTGGTATCAGGGTTTGCCCTCAGAGTGGTGGGCAAGTTGGGAGGGGTTAGACAAGATACCCCACCGATCACAGAGGAGGAGTTAGAGTATCTTGTGAACGTCGGTGAGCGTGCCGGTGTACTTGAAGAAACTAAGAAAGAAATGATCGTTGGTGTCTTTGAGTTTGATGAAACTAAAGTCCGGGAGATCATGACCCCGCGGCCTGACGTCAAGTGGCTAGGCGACGACGCCACTCTCGCCGAGTCCCTGGCCTTAGCAGTTGAATCTGGGATGTCACGGATTCCTGTGTGCGAAAATGGTGCAATAGACAATGTCATCGGGATTTTGCTCGTCAAAGATCTTCTTAAGGTGGCGCGCGATCAGCAGCGTGACAGCACTCCATTTAGCGTCAAAAGAATTATGCGCTCACCATTCTTTGTGCCCGAATCAAAACCAGTGATGGATGTTTTTAAAGAGTTAAAAAGCAGCAAGAACCATATCGCTATCGTCATAGACGAGCACGGTGGGACGGCGGGCTTGGTCACTATGGAAGATATCCTGGAGGAGATCGTAGGGGAAATCCAAGACGAGTACGATACGGAGGAGGCCGAGATTATCGAGACCGAGCCCGGAGTGTTTGATGTCGCTGGATCTTGTAACATTGATGAATTTCTTGAGCATTTCGGTATCGAGGAAGAGGATCTCAAAGAAAAACCTGATGAAGGTACAGACACTATCGCTGGCTGGATTGTGGCACTACTCGGGGACCTGCCGGCCCAAGGTGAGACCCTCAAGATTGGTTCCTTGAACCTTGAGGTGACCGAAGTCGAGCGGCAGCGGATTAGGCGCGTCAAGGTAACGGCCACTAAACCTGTGCAGGCAGATCCTATCGCAGGCTAA
- the ccmA gene encoding heme ABC exporter ATP-binding protein CcmA produces the protein MLVISNLSFKFRHRRLFHDLSLTSGPGDLWHISGPNGVGKSTFLSVVAGLLNPSSGAIELTWEQKSVDDRRSHLEYLPAEANGLYLKMDAVQNLKFWSELRGLRLDDGAIFGALEPWGLNHPLLRDGFPTEKYSTGMKRRLALARLDLSPTPGWLLDEPLYGLDQQALTVFRERLRNHLSRGGFALLVSHDLEPFRDLITGSMDIAKKGGV, from the coding sequence ATGTTGGTTATTTCAAACCTAAGCTTTAAGTTTCGCCACCGACGCCTATTCCACGACCTGTCCTTAACGTCAGGCCCAGGGGACCTCTGGCATATTTCGGGTCCGAATGGCGTTGGTAAGTCGACGTTTTTGTCAGTGGTGGCTGGACTGCTAAATCCAAGTTCAGGCGCCATCGAGTTAACTTGGGAACAAAAGTCAGTTGACGACCGACGATCACACCTAGAGTACCTGCCGGCAGAGGCCAACGGCCTCTATCTGAAGATGGACGCCGTGCAGAACCTCAAGTTTTGGTCGGAACTCCGTGGGCTCCGGTTAGATGATGGCGCTATTTTTGGCGCTTTGGAACCATGGGGCCTAAACCACCCTCTCTTGCGTGATGGATTTCCCACCGAGAAGTACTCGACTGGTATGAAACGCAGGCTCGCCTTGGCTAGGCTCGATCTCTCGCCTACTCCTGGATGGCTACTAGACGAGCCGCTCTATGGACTGGATCAACAGGCTCTCACCGTTTTTAGGGAACGACTGCGGAACCATTTATCTCGTGGCGGATTTGCTCTCCTTGTGAGTCATGACCTGGAGCCTTTTCGGGATTTGATTACCGGGTCAATGGACATTGCCAAAAAGGGGGGCGTGTGA